From the Microbacterium thalassium genome, one window contains:
- the glmM gene encoding phosphoglucosamine mutase, translated as MPLFGTDGVRGLANGPLTADLALSLAQATAVVLGQGRSADARRAAGKRITAVVARDPRVSGEFLSAAVEAGLASSGVDVYDAGVLPTPAAAFLIADMDADFGVMVSASHNPAPDNGIKIFARGGVKLPDIVEDRIERAMDGEKWQPTGAGVGRIRRFADAEDRYVVHLLASLPNRLDGLHVVLDCAHGAASGVSPETFKDAGAKVTVIGADPDGLNINDGVGSTHLDGLAAAVVKHGADVGIAHDGDADRCLAVDADGNVVDGDQIMAILAVSMKQRGALKDDTLVATVMSNLGLHRAMAEQGIRVEQTAVGDRYVLERMNEGGFSLGGEQSGHVIMSEYATTGDGLLTGLHVVAEMARTGRTLAELASVMTVYPQVLVNVKGVDREGVKHPAVLEAVAAAEAELGDTGRVLLRASGTEPVVRVMVEAASAEDAQRHADRLAEVVQLELALA; from the coding sequence ATGCCGCTTTTCGGCACGGACGGCGTGAGGGGACTGGCCAACGGCCCCCTCACCGCCGACCTCGCTCTGTCCCTGGCCCAGGCGACCGCCGTCGTCCTGGGCCAGGGCCGCTCCGCCGACGCCCGCCGGGCGGCAGGCAAGCGCATCACCGCCGTCGTGGCCCGCGACCCCCGCGTCTCGGGCGAGTTCCTCTCGGCAGCGGTCGAAGCCGGCCTCGCCTCGTCGGGCGTCGACGTGTATGACGCCGGGGTCCTGCCGACCCCGGCCGCGGCGTTCCTCATCGCCGACATGGACGCCGACTTCGGCGTCATGGTCTCGGCCTCGCACAACCCCGCACCCGACAACGGCATCAAGATCTTCGCCCGTGGCGGCGTGAAGCTGCCCGACATCGTCGAGGACCGCATCGAGCGCGCCATGGACGGCGAGAAGTGGCAGCCCACCGGCGCCGGCGTCGGCCGCATCCGCCGCTTCGCCGACGCCGAGGACCGCTACGTCGTCCACCTGCTCGCGTCGCTGCCGAACCGCCTCGACGGCCTGCACGTCGTGCTCGACTGCGCGCACGGCGCCGCCTCCGGCGTGTCGCCCGAGACGTTCAAGGACGCCGGCGCGAAGGTCACCGTCATCGGCGCCGATCCGGACGGCCTCAACATCAACGACGGCGTCGGCTCGACCCACCTCGACGGGCTCGCCGCCGCGGTCGTGAAGCACGGCGCCGACGTCGGCATCGCGCACGACGGCGACGCCGACCGTTGCCTCGCCGTGGACGCGGACGGCAACGTCGTGGACGGCGACCAGATCATGGCGATCCTCGCGGTGTCGATGAAGCAGCGCGGCGCGCTGAAGGACGACACTCTCGTCGCCACCGTCATGAGCAACCTGGGCCTGCACCGCGCGATGGCAGAGCAGGGCATCCGCGTCGAGCAGACGGCGGTGGGTGACCGCTATGTGCTCGAGCGCATGAACGAAGGCGGCTTCTCGCTCGGCGGCGAGCAGTCGGGCCACGTCATCATGAGCGAGTACGCCACCACCGGCGACGGCCTGCTCACGGGACTGCACGTCGTGGCCGAGATGGCGCGCACCGGCCGGACCCTGGCCGAGCTCGCGTCGGTCATGACGGTGTATCCGCAGGTGCTCGTGAACGTGAAGGGCGTCGACCGGGAGGGCGTGAAGCATCCGGCCGTGCTCGAGGCCGTGGCCGCCGCCGAGGCCGAGCTCGGCGACACCGGGCGCGTGCTGCTGCGCGCGTCCGGCACCGAGCCGGTCGTGCGCGTCATGGTCGAGGCGGCCTCCGCCGAGGACGCCCAGCGCCACGCCGACCGTCTCGCCGAGGTCGTTCAGCTGGAACTCGCGCTGGCGTAG